The nucleotide window GCACCTTCGCCGCAGAGGCGGCCGGCTGCCAGGTGGAGATAGGGGTGGCGGGCGCTATGGGTGCCGCGGCCGTCACGGAGGCTGCGGGAGGCTCCGCGCTTCAGGCTTGCGACGCTGCTGCCACCGTGCTTCAGAACGTGATGGGGTCCGTATGCGACCTGATACAGGGCGTCGTGGAGATTCCCTGTCACAGCAGGAATGCGGCCCTCGCGTCCCAGGCCTTTCTGTGCGCGGACCTGGTGCTGGCGGGCTACCGGAGCCCGGTGCCTCTGGACGAGACCATAGACGCGGTCGACGCCACGGGGCGCATGATGCCGGAGGAGCTTCGCTGCACCTCGCGAGGGGGACTCGCCCTATGCCCGACGGCATTGCGCCTTCAGAGGCTGGATCTGATCGACGATTGAAAGGAGAATGTAGAATGTCAGCTGTTCTAAGCAGCGTAAAAGACGGCATCTGCCGAGTGGAGCTCAACAGGCCGGAGGCCATGAACACCTTCAACGCGGAACTGGCCCTGGGACTCGACTCGGCCCTGCAGGCGGCCGAGGCGGACGACTCAGTCCGGGTGGTAGTCATCTCCGGCGCGGGCAAGCACTTCTCGACAGGCATAGACCTCCGAGAGCTGGTCACGAAGGAGAGACACGAGATTCCCGGCTACCTGGAGCTGATGGACCTCCACAATCACAGGCTGGCCGCCATGACCAAGCCGGTGATAGCCTCCGTGCACGGCTATGCGCTTGCCAACGGGACCGGGCTGGCGCTTGCCTGCGACTTCATAGTTGCCGAGCAGGAGGCCGTGTTCGGCACCACCGCGGTGAATGTGGGGCTTATCTGCATAGAGCCGGGGCTGCAGCTCGCCCGCTGGATAGGCGACAAGAGGGCCCTTCAGTACGCTCTCACCGGTGACCTGATACCTGCGGCCAAGGGGCTTGAACTCGGGTTCGTCTACTCGATCGCCGAGCCGGGCAAGCTGGAGGAGGCCGTCATGGAGCTCGCGGTCAAGCTCGCCTCGAAGAGCGCCCTCTCGCTGAGGGCGGGGAAGACCGGGTTCGCCCGGGGAGAGGGGCTGACACTGGGGCGCGCGGTGCAGACCGGGGGGGATGTGTTCGCGGCCCTGGCCATGTCGGAGGACGGACGAGAGGGCGTCGAGGCCTTCCTCGCAAAACGCCCTCCCGTGTACAAGATGCGCTGATTCTTCGCTTTTACGGAGGGGCGGGCTAGACCTCGTCCCTCCACAGAGGCATGGTCGTGCAGCGGGGGCCGCCGCCGCCCTTGACTATCTCGTCGGCCACCAACGGCACCACGTTGATCCCGCCCTTCTCAAGCGCCCTGATGGTCGCCGTGTTCCTGTCGGAGATGCACACCCGTCCTGGCTCCAATGTGACAGTGTTCCCGCCGGAGCCGGATCTCTGCTCGGTGAAGGCCACCGTCTCGCTCTCGTCGCCGCCGACCTTTATCACCCGCACAGAGTCGAGCCTCAACACCTTCTTTATGGCGTCGAAGAGGGAGTCCTCCCTGCGGATGTTAAGCCTGTCGCCCCTGCCCCTCGTTATGTGAAGCACGGTCAGTCTCTTCTCTATGTAGGGGAAGAAGAGGAAGGCGTCGTGGTCTATCATGTTGAGGAACATGTCGACGTGGACCGTCAGTCCTATCGAGTCCGCCGGGCCCAGGCGCGGGTTGTCGAAGCGCAGCGCCAGCACGTCGGTGATATCGCCCCTTTCCATCGTCCTGCCGGCTATCTTCTCTATCGAGTCGGGGTGAGTCCTCTCGTTGACGCCTATGATGAACACATTCTTTCCGTAGCAGTGGACATTTCCCCCCTCTGCGGGGGTCGTGTCGTCCGGTTCCTCGCCGTACCAGGCGGGCGCGTCCAGCCCTGCGAACTCCGGGTGGTGACGGAAGACGGCCCTAAGGCAAGAGGGCTCCTTCATCCTGTCGCGGTTGAACATCTTGCCGAAGACTATTCCCTCTCCCAGCACAGCCGCCGGGTCGCGCGTGTATAACACGTTGGTCATAGGGAAGAGCGACCAGATGTTGTCCTGGTCCGCCAGGTCGCGCAGCGCCATCTCGCCCGACACCTCGTGGAGCTCGTCCTTGGTCATGCCGTAGAAGAGCCTGTCGACCAAATCCCCCGGCTGAAGCCCGAGCAGATGCTCGCGAAGGACGTCCAGCGTCTGCTCCGCCAGGTACTCCCTCTCGGTGTCGAGGACGGCGGATACGACCTCGTCCCTGACCGCCGGAAGGGCCAGCACATCGCGCAGCAGGTCCTCGAACAGAAGGACTTTGGCGCCGAACTTCTCCATCACGCCTACCCACTGCCTATGCTCCTCCGCCGCCTTGTGAACGCTCGGCACCGAGTCCCATGCCAGCTCCCCGACGTTCAGCGGCGTGCAGCGCTCGATGCCCTTGCCGGGCGGCTGCATGATGACCGCGCGAAGCTTCCCGATCTCGGAATTGACGCTTATCCTCACAAGCTCCCCCTCCTGTGTGCAATCAGCATTGTCCGTGCAAATCACGAAATGCCCGTCTATTATAGCCCTTTTCCACTCTTTTGCAGCAGCTCGAAGGCGACGTCCATCAGCACGTTCGCCCCGTTCAGAAGCTGTTCTTCCGGGGTGAACTCCGCGGGACTGTGGCTTATACCGTCCCTGCTCGGGACGAATATCATCGCCGTCCTGCAGACCCTCGCCAGCATCTGAGCGTCGTGCCCCGCGCCGGAGGTCATCCGCAGGGTGGACAGGCTTCGTCCCTTGGCAACCGCCTCTATCGAGTCCGCGAGACCGAAGTCGAAGCGCACGGGTTCAAAGCGAGCCAAAGACTCGACAGAGATTTTCACTCCCTCTTCCTCCTTCAACCGGTCCAGGAAGCCCGTGAACTCCCTCTCTCCGCGTAAAAGCCTCTCTTCGTCCGGGTCGCGCATGTCGACGGTGAACTCCGCCCTGGACGGGATGACGTTTATCGCGCCCGGCGAAAGGGACAGAGTCCCCACGGTGGTCCTGATACTTCCCGACGCGGCGGCCAGCTCCCGCAGAAAGACGATCGCCCTCGCCGCGGCGTACCCGGCGTCGCTTCTCATGGGCATCGGCGTGGTCCCGGCGTGGTTGGCCGCTCCTTCCATCAAGACCCTCCTCCAGGAGATCCCTTGAAGGTCCTCGACCACTCCTATGTCGATCCCCTCGGAGTCCAGTACCGGGCCCTGCTCCACGTGCAATTCAAGATACTCCGCGGGGTGCAGATCGGCGGGGTCGGCGTCTCCCGCGTAACCGATGCGCCGCAGCTCCTCGCCGAAGAGGGCGCCGTCCGTCCCCCTGGCCGCCAAAGCCTCCTCAAGGCTTATTCCACCCGCGAAAAAGAGAGAACCCAGCATGTCCGGCTGAAAACGCACCCCCTCCTCGTTGGTGAAGGCCGCCACCATGAGAGTGTGGCGGGGACGCAGGCCTGACTCCCTGAAGGCCCTCGCTACTGCCAGCCCCGAGAGTACCCCGTACACGCCGTCAAGCGGTCCGGCCTCTATGACCGTGTCGATGTGCGAGCCGATCATAAGGGCGTTCGAGCACGACTCGTCCTCGCCCCTCAGTATGCCGAAGATGTTTCCGACCGGGTCTATCCTTACCTCCAGGTCCAGCTCTCTCATCCAGCCGACCAGCCTGTCCCTGGCCATACCGTCCCCCTCGGACAGGGCAAGGCGCGTCCTGCCTTCCGAGTCGTCCCGGCCGATCTCCGCAAACTCCCTTATCCGGGCAAGAAGCGACTCCCCGTCTATCTTCAACGAACCGCACCCCATAGCAATCCCTCCTTATAAAGCTCCCTCGACAGAGTATACCAGCAAGACCCGGGCGAAAAGCAAAGCGTCCTTTACCTCTCTTCCGACTTTTCAGATAATCGACTACAATTTTATTGACACGAGTGAGATAAAGTGTTAATATTCGTTCCAAGCTTGAAAGAGGCGCCGCTACCGAAAGGAGACGGAAAGACAGAGGCAAATCTTTCACGCCCAAACTGAATTCAGGGGGTGTTGCAGATAATGAAAAATCGCAGTGCGAAAAGGCGTCTCGGCGGAATTTTCACGGCGGCGCTCTTCCTGGCCCTCTCGATCTTCTTCATCGGAGGATGCGGAGGGGGAAGTGAGGACCAAGTAGTAATCGCCAGGGCCTACTATATAGGCCAGGGCTGGGAAGGACTGGCGCTCTACCTGAAGAGATACTGCGTAGAATTCCTTCCTTACAACGGAGAGTCGACAGACGGAGTGCTTTTCGTATCCTATGGCGATGCCTTCACCCCGAGCGACGGCGACATCAGGTCGATACGGCGGGCCTACGAGGCAGGTTGTTTCGTGGTGCTGGTGCACGCGACGGTCGACCGGGTCAATGAGTTTCTTGGACACGTCGGCCTGCCGCCCCACTTCGACATCGAGGATGGGGACGGAAAGCGAAAGCTGGTCGAGATACTCGCGGTATATAGACAGCCGCGAGACGACGGGGGCACGGACATATTCACCTGGGTGACCCCGGAGTACACGGCGCCTGTCAAGTCGGAGAATACGAGTAGCGACGATCCGGCCGAGGAGCTCCCCCCGCCGGAGGACGATTTCGACCTTGACGAGTTCAACGAGGCGAGAACCAGAAATTTCGTCCAGTACATTGCGAACGAGGAGAAGCGCCTCGTGGACGCGGAGAGGGCCAAGGAGTCAGCGAAGGCCGCCGTGGCCTCGGCCACCGACGACCTC belongs to Synergistaceae bacterium and includes:
- a CDS encoding enoyl-CoA hydratase/isomerase family protein, with amino-acid sequence MSAVLSSVKDGICRVELNRPEAMNTFNAELALGLDSALQAAEADDSVRVVVISGAGKHFSTGIDLRELVTKERHEIPGYLELMDLHNHRLAAMTKPVIASVHGYALANGTGLALACDFIVAEQEAVFGTTAVNVGLICIEPGLQLARWIGDKRALQYALTGDLIPAAKGLELGFVYSIAEPGKLEEAVMELAVKLASKSALSLRAGKTGFARGEGLTLGRAVQTGGDVFAALAMSEDGREGVEAFLAKRPPVYKMR
- a CDS encoding arginine deiminase, with product MRISVNSEIGKLRAVIMQPPGKGIERCTPLNVGELAWDSVPSVHKAAEEHRQWVGVMEKFGAKVLLFEDLLRDVLALPAVRDEVVSAVLDTEREYLAEQTLDVLREHLLGLQPGDLVDRLFYGMTKDELHEVSGEMALRDLADQDNIWSLFPMTNVLYTRDPAAVLGEGIVFGKMFNRDRMKEPSCLRAVFRHHPEFAGLDAPAWYGEEPDDTTPAEGGNVHCYGKNVFIIGVNERTHPDSIEKIAGRTMERGDITDVLALRFDNPRLGPADSIGLTVHVDMFLNMIDHDAFLFFPYIEKRLTVLHITRGRGDRLNIRREDSLFDAIKKVLRLDSVRVIKVGGDESETVAFTEQRSGSGGNTVTLEPGRVCISDRNTATIRALEKGGINVVPLVADEIVKGGGGPRCTTMPLWRDEV
- a CDS encoding Zn-dependent hydrolase, which gives rise to MGCGSLKIDGESLLARIREFAEIGRDDSEGRTRLALSEGDGMARDRLVGWMRELDLEVRIDPVGNIFGILRGEDESCSNALMIGSHIDTVIEAGPLDGVYGVLSGLAVARAFRESGLRPRHTLMVAAFTNEEGVRFQPDMLGSLFFAGGISLEEALAARGTDGALFGEELRRIGYAGDADPADLHPAEYLELHVEQGPVLDSEGIDIGVVEDLQGISWRRVLMEGAANHAGTTPMPMRSDAGYAAARAIVFLRELAAASGSIRTTVGTLSLSPGAINVIPSRAEFTVDMRDPDEERLLRGEREFTGFLDRLKEEEGVKISVESLARFEPVRFDFGLADSIEAVAKGRSLSTLRMTSGAGHDAQMLARVCRTAMIFVPSRDGISHSPAEFTPEEQLLNGANVLMDVAFELLQKSGKGL